Proteins co-encoded in one Dyella humicola genomic window:
- a CDS encoding ABC-type transport auxiliary lipoprotein family protein codes for MRLFVRFLPVLTATMLLGACSIFPKPEPQETYRLPSTPLPHADAQPVNWSLRVDTPQGGRMIDSARIAVLPQGDVITVYRGARWSDPATTLLRNRLIDAFKDDGRIAALSSDESSLQADYILTGDMRAFQTEYQGDHPVVVIRFDARLISNAGLRIVATHRFEVTQPVNGSAVPQVVTAFGQASDALAAQLVSWTLQQPARHRSTAN; via the coding sequence ATGAGGCTTTTCGTCCGCTTCCTGCCGGTGTTGACGGCCACCATGCTGCTTGGCGCCTGCTCGATCTTCCCCAAGCCGGAACCGCAGGAAACCTATCGCTTGCCGAGTACGCCGCTGCCGCACGCCGATGCGCAGCCCGTCAACTGGTCCTTGCGCGTCGATACGCCGCAAGGCGGGCGCATGATCGATAGCGCGCGCATCGCAGTATTGCCGCAGGGCGACGTGATCACGGTATACCGGGGCGCCCGATGGAGCGACCCGGCGACGACCTTGCTGCGCAATCGCCTGATCGATGCCTTTAAAGACGATGGACGCATTGCAGCCCTCAGCAGCGACGAATCCAGCCTGCAGGCCGACTACATTCTTACCGGCGACATGCGCGCGTTTCAGACCGAGTATCAGGGCGACCATCCTGTGGTGGTCATCCGCTTCGACGCCCGGCTGATCAGCAACGCCGGCCTACGCATCGTCGCCACGCACCGCTTCGAGGTCACCCAACCCGTGAACGGCTCGGCCGTGCCGCAAGTGGTGACCGCCTTTGGACAGGCCAGCGATGCCCTGGCCGCGCAGCTGGTGTCATGGACGCTGCAGCAACCCGCACGCCATCGGTCCACCGCCAACTAG
- a CDS encoding MlaD family protein: protein METRAHHVLIGLFTVIVVAAALLFALWLARSSSDRQFTQVQIVFQEAVTGLSQGSAVEMNGIRVGEVTQLRLDPADPRKVLARVRLGADTPMHQDTRAVMALTGVTGLSIIQLSGGSPGSPPLVGSNGNLPVIVADPSPLARLRAGGGDLLVSINEVVDRATELLSPKNIEHINQTLEHVDRVTGAFADQRDDIRQLVQQLAQASKQVNATLAQTDQLVRNANGLVDNQARATLDSAQKTMASLQSSSATIDQLLNDNRAAVNGGLQGLSELGPAIRELRDAAGTMRGISSRLDDNPARFLLGRDRSKEFVP, encoded by the coding sequence ATGGAAACGCGAGCCCATCACGTACTCATCGGCCTGTTCACGGTAATCGTGGTGGCCGCGGCCCTGCTGTTCGCACTATGGCTGGCCAGGTCCAGCTCCGACCGCCAGTTCACCCAGGTGCAGATCGTCTTCCAGGAGGCGGTGACCGGCCTCTCCCAAGGCAGCGCCGTGGAAATGAACGGCATCCGCGTCGGCGAAGTCACCCAGCTCAGGCTCGACCCCGCGGACCCACGCAAGGTGCTTGCACGAGTCCGCCTTGGCGCGGACACCCCGATGCACCAGGACACCCGTGCCGTGATGGCGCTGACCGGCGTTACCGGGCTGTCGATCATCCAGCTCAGCGGCGGTTCGCCGGGGAGCCCTCCGCTGGTGGGGAGCAATGGTAACCTGCCGGTGATCGTGGCCGATCCCTCGCCGCTTGCCCGCCTGCGCGCCGGCGGCGGAGACCTGCTGGTCAGCATCAACGAAGTCGTCGACCGCGCCACCGAACTGTTGTCACCAAAGAACATCGAGCACATCAATCAGACGCTCGAGCACGTCGACAGGGTGACCGGCGCCTTCGCCGACCAGCGCGACGATATTCGCCAACTGGTGCAGCAGCTGGCCCAGGCGAGCAAACAGGTCAACGCGACGCTGGCGCAGACGGATCAACTGGTACGCAATGCGAACGGCCTGGTCGACAACCAGGCACGTGCCACCCTGGACAGCGCGCAGAAGACGATGGCCTCGCTACAGAGCTCCTCCGCCACCATCGACCAGTTGCTCAACGACAACCGCGCCGCCGTCAACGGCGGCTTGCAAGGCCTTAGCGAGCTTGGCCCGGCGATTCGCGAGCTGCGCGATGCGGCCGGCACGATGCGCGGCATCTCGAGCCGCCTGGACGACAACCCGGCTCGCTTTCTGCTAGGCCGTGACCGTAGCAAGGAGTTTGTGCCATGA
- a CDS encoding ABC transporter ATP-binding protein, protein MSAVTARAQDDVIQVRNLVNRFGSQTVHEHLDLDVRRGEILGVVGGSGTGKSVLLRSIVGLLRPTSGQVQVFGEDLLSLSPERRSLVERRFGVLFQNGALFSSLNVVENVAMPLIEHAGLGRPDAQQLAGVKLALAGLPAGTETKYPSELSGGMVKRAALARSLSLDPEILFLDEPTAGLDPISAAAFDQLILTLRDALGLTVFLVTHDLDTLYTTCDRVAVLSQKKVLVIGPIDVVAKTDDAWVQAYFHGPRGRAAEDARAAELSHEVK, encoded by the coding sequence GTGAGCGCGGTGACCGCCAGGGCGCAGGACGACGTGATCCAGGTGCGTAACCTGGTCAACCGCTTCGGCTCGCAGACCGTGCACGAGCATCTGGACCTGGATGTTCGTCGCGGCGAGATTCTTGGCGTGGTCGGCGGCTCCGGCACCGGCAAGTCGGTCTTGCTGCGCAGCATCGTGGGTCTGCTTCGCCCCACCTCGGGACAGGTGCAAGTGTTTGGCGAGGATCTGCTGAGCCTGTCGCCCGAACGACGTTCGCTGGTCGAGCGTCGTTTCGGCGTGCTGTTTCAGAACGGCGCGCTGTTCTCCTCACTCAATGTTGTCGAGAACGTGGCCATGCCGCTGATCGAGCATGCCGGCCTCGGGCGCCCCGATGCCCAGCAACTGGCTGGGGTCAAACTCGCCCTGGCGGGCCTGCCGGCCGGCACCGAAACGAAGTATCCATCGGAGCTGTCAGGCGGCATGGTGAAGCGCGCGGCGCTGGCGCGCTCGCTCTCGCTCGATCCGGAAATCCTGTTCCTGGATGAACCCACCGCCGGTTTGGACCCGATCAGCGCAGCCGCTTTCGACCAGCTGATCCTGACCCTGCGCGACGCGCTGGGGCTCACCGTGTTCCTGGTCACGCATGACCTCGACACGCTTTACACCACCTGCGATCGCGTCGCCGTGTTGTCGCAGAAAAAGGTCTTGGTGATTGGCCCCATCGACGTAGTGGCGAAAACCGACGACGCCTGGGTGCAAGCCTATTTTCACGGTCCGCGTGGCCGCGCCGCCGAAGACGCGCGTGCCGCCGAGCTCTCGCACGAGGTGAAGTGA